One segment of Dromaius novaehollandiae isolate bDroNov1 chromosome Z, bDroNov1.hap1, whole genome shotgun sequence DNA contains the following:
- the LOC112995240 gene encoding adenomatous polyposis coli protein isoform X3: MDHEVPSMIGYLLAATQEVLKQLQGSIEDEAMASSGQIDLLERLKELNLESSSFPGVKLRPKVSMRSYGSREGSVSSRSGECSPVPMGSFPRRGFMNGSRESTGYLEELEKERSLLLAELEKEEKEKDWYYAQLQNLTKRIDSLPLTENFSLQTDMTRRQLEYEARQIRAAMEEQLGTCQDMEKRAQVRVARIQQIEKDILRIRQLLQSQAAEAERAPQSKHDTGSHDTERQNEGQGAAEISMATTGTGQGSAARMDHETASVMSSSNSYSVPRRLTSHLGTKVTEDYKPQVEMVYSLLSMLGTHDKDDMSRTLLAMSSSQDSCIAMRQSGCLPLLIQLLHGNDKDSVLLGNSRGSKEARARASAALHNIIHSQPDDKRGRREIRVLHLLEQIRAYCETCWEWQEAHEQGMDQDKNPMPAPVDHQICPAVCVLMKLSFDEEHRHAMNELGGLQAIAELLQVDCEMYGLTNDHYSVTLRRYAGMALTNLTFGDVANKATLCSMKGCMRALVAQLKSESEDLQQVIASVLRNLSWRADVNSKKTLREVGSVKALMECALEVKKESTLKSVLSALWNLSAHCTENKADICAVDGALAFLVGTLTYRSQTNTLAIIESGGGILRNVSSLIATNEDHRQILRENSCLQTLLQHLKSHSLTIVSNACGTLWNLSARNAKDQEALWDMGAVSMLKNLIHSKHKMIAMGSAAALRNLMANRPAKYKDANIMSPGSSLPSLHVRKQKALEAELDAQHLSETFDNIDNLSPKASHRNKQRHKQNIYSEYVLDSNRHDDGICRSESFNTGNVTVLSPYLNTTVLPGSSSSGRGNTESSRSEKDRSLDRDRAVGLNSYHPATENTGNSSKRIGVQISTAAAQIAKVMEEVTSMHIPQEDRSSGSTSEMHCLTEDRNAPRRTATAHTHSNTYFPKSENSSRTCPVPYTKMEYKRASNDSLNSVSSSDGYGKRGQMKPSIESYSEDDESKFCSYGQYPADLAHKIHSANHMDDNDGELDTPINYSLKYSDEQLNSGRQSPSQNERWARPKHIIDDEIKQNEQRQSRSQNATYPVYTESGDDKHMKYQSPFGQQECVSSFRSRGSSGSDQNRVGSTLGMNQKVSQSLCQVDDYDDDKPTNYSERYSEEEQHEEEEDRPTNYSIKYNEEEHHVDQPIDYSLKYSTEVPPSSQKPSFTFSKSSSVQSTKTDHISSSSGNTSAPSASSKRQNQLHPSSAQSRGSHAQKTASCKTPSINQETIQTYCVEDTPICFSRCSSLSSLSSAEDEMGRDQSARVTDANNTLQIAELKENSGTLSTEGAVSEVASTSQHIRTKSSRLQTSSLSPSDSSRHKAVEFSSGAKSPSKSGAQTPKSPPEHYVQETPLMFSRCTSVSSLDSFESRSIASSVQSEPCSGMVSGIISPSDLPDSPGQTMPPSRSKTPPPAQGAQVKREAAKGKVPNAEKREPGPRQAAVNAAVQRVQVLPDADTLLHFATESTPDGFSCSSSLSALSLDEPFIQKDVELRIMPPVHENEHGNEAEPEQPDDAIDNQEKKAEKPTEAEKDILDDSDDDDIEILEECIISAMPTKSSRKAKKPSQASASKIPPPVARKPSQLPVYKLLPSQSRLQSQKHVSFTPGDDMPRVYCVEGTPINFSTATSLSDLTIESPPNELANVENVGTGTDSGEFEKRDTIPTEGRSTDDSQRAKSSTVTALGLDDDKTEEGDILAECINSAMPKGKSHKPFRVKKIMDQIQQASSPLNNKNQSEGEKKKPTSPVKPAPQNNEYRARIRKNTEPKSNISNERSYSENRDAKKHLKNNSRDFNDKLPNNEERVRGSFAFDSPHHYTPIEGTPYCFSRNDSLSSLDFDDDDVDLSREKAELRKGKEAKETETKDCTNTEQSSNQQPSNRTQVCQKHPPGRSQPKTFSQSTKDIPDRGAATDEKMQNFAIENTPVCFSRNSSLSSLSDIDQENNNNKESEPAKRTEAPDPQIESSRPQTSGYAPKSFHVEDTPVCFSRNSSLSSLSIDSEDDLLQECISSAMPKKKKPSRVKSESEKNNSRNIGGILAEDLTLDLRDIQRPDSEHGFSPDSENFDWKAIQEGANSIVSSLHQAAAAASLSRQASSDSDSILSLKSGISLGSPFHLTPDQEEKPFTSNKGPRILKPGEKSTLESKKVESENKGIKGGKKVYKSIITGKARSNSEVSSQLKQPQQTSMPSISRGRTMIHIPGVRNSSSSTSPVSKKGLPLKNTNSKSPSEGQSCTSSPRGVKSSVKPEPAPVTRQPSQQGGSSKGPSRSGSRDSTPSRPQQQPLSRPLQSPGRNSISPGRNGISPPNKLSQLPRTSSPSTASTKSSSSGRMSYTSPGRQMSQQNLTKQTALPKSNSGIPRSESASKGLNQILSSGGSNKKTELSRMSSTKSSGSESDRSERPVLVRQSTFIKEAPSPTLRRKLEESASFESLSPSRPDSPTRSQIQTPVLSPSLPDMSLSTHSTAQTSGWRKLPPNLSPSVEYDGRPVKRHDIARSHSESPSRLPINRSGTWKREHSKHSSSLPRVSTWRRTGSSSSILSASSESSEKAKSEDEKQHGSSVSGPKQSKESQAPAKGTWRKIKENEIPQIMNDPQHSSSGATNGSDSKTLIYQMAPAVSKTEDVWVRIEDCPINNPRSGRSPTGNTPPVIDSVSEKGGVNGKDSKESQEKQNAGNGNVPVRTIGLENRLNSFIQIDSPDKKGTEAKPVQNNAAPAPENNESTVSERTPFSSSSSSKHSSPSGAVAARVTPFNYNPSPRKSSADNSSARPSQIPTPVNNSAKKRDSKTENTDSSGTQSPKRHSGSYLVTSV; encoded by the exons AGGGCACCTCAAAGCAAGCATGATACAGGCTCACATGATACAGAGAGGCAGAATGAAGGTCAAGGAGCAGCAGAAATCAGCATGGCAACTACTGGTACTGGTCAG GGTTCTGCTGCTCGAATGGACCATGAGACAGCCAGTGTTATGAGCTCTAGTAACAGCTACTCTGTTCCTCGCAGACTGACAAGTCATCTGGGTACCAAGGTAACCGAAGATTACAAGCCACAG GTGGAAATGGTGTATTCATTGTTGTCAATGCTTGGTACTCATGATAAGGATGACATGTCGCGAACTTTGCTAGCAATGTCTAGCTCCCAAGACAGCTGCATAGCCATGCGTCAGTCTGGATGTCTTCCCCTCCTCATCCAGCTTTTACATGGCAACGATAAAGACTCTGTGTTGTTAGGAAACTCTCGTGGTAGTAAAGAGGCCCGTGCCAGAGCCAGTGCCGCACTGCATAACATCATTCACTCCCAGCCTGATGATAAGCGAGGCAGACGGGAAATCCGCGTGCTCCATCTTTTGGAGCAAATCCGTGCTTACTGTGAAACATGTTGGGAATGGCAGGAGGCGCATGAACAAGGCATGGACCAAGACAAAAACCCAA TGCCAGCTCCAGTTGATCATCAGATCTGTCCTGCAGTATGTGTTTTGATGAAACTTTCATTTGATGAAGAACATAGGCATGCAATGAATGAGCTTG gagGTTTGCAGGCCATTGCAGAGCTGTTGCAAGTGGATTGTGAAATGTATGGACTTACAAATGACCACTATAGTGTTACATTAAGAAGGTATGCTGGAATGGCTCTGACAAACTTGACTTTTGGAGATGTGGCCAACAAG GCTACGTTATGTTCTATGAAGGGCTGCATGAGAGCTCTTGTAGCCCAATTAAAATCTGAAAGCGAAGACTTGCAACAG GTCATTGCAAGTGTGTTGAGGAACTTGTCCTGGCGAGCAGATGTAAACAGTAAAAAGACTCTACGTGAAGTTGGAAGTGTGAAAGCATTGATGGAATGTGCTTTAGAAGTTAAGAAG GAATCCACCTTAAAAAGTGTTTTGAGTGCCTTATGGAATTTGTCAGCACACTGCACTGAGAACAAAGCTGATATATGTGCTGTTGATGGTGCTCTTGCATTTCTAGTTGGCACACTGACATACCGGAGCCAAACAAACACTTTAGCCATTATTGAAAGTGGAGGAGGGATACTAAGAAATGTTTCTAGCTTAATTGCTACTAATGAGGACCACAG GCAAATCTTAAGAGAGAACAGCTGCTTACAAACCTTGTTACAGCACCTGAAGTCACACAGTTTGACAATAGTCAGTAATGCATGTGGGACCCTGTGGAACCTTTCTGCACGAAATGCAAAGGATCAGGAAGCACTGTGGGACATGGGAGCAGTAAGCATGCTCAAAAATCTCATTCACTCAAAACACAAAATGATAGCAATGGGCAGTGCTGCAGCTCTAAGAAACCTGATGGCAAATAGGCCAGCAAAATATAAGGATGCCAATATCATGTCTCCAGGATCAAGCTTACCATCTCTTCATGTTAGAAAAcaaaaggcactggaagcagaaTTAGATGCTCAGCATTTATCAGAGACTTTTGACAACATTGATAATTTAAGCCCAAAAGCTTCTCACCGTAATAAGCAGAGACATAAGCAAAATATATACAGCGAGTATGTCTTGGACTCCAATCGGCATGATGATGGGATTTGCAGATCAGAGAGTTTTAATACTGGTAATGTGACTGTACTTTCACCATATTTAAATACTACAGTATTGCCTGGCTCCTCTTCCTCCGGTAGAGGAAATACAGAAAGTTCTCGATCTGAGAAAGACAGAAGTCTTGACAGGGATCGTGCAGTAGGTTTAAATAGCTATCATCCAGCTACAGAGAATACTGGGAACTCCTCTAAGAGAATAGGAGTGCAAATTTCTACTGCTGCAGCTCAGATTGCCAAAGTTATGGAAGAAGTAACAAGTATGCATATTCCACAAGAAGACAGAAGTTCTGGTTCCACTTCTGAAATGCACTGTTTGACAGAAGACAGAAATGCCCCAAGAAGAACAGCCACTGCCCATACTCATTCAAATACGTACTTTCCTAAATCTGAAAATTCCAGCAGGACATGTCCTGTGCCTTACACAAAAATGGAATACAAAAGAGCTTCAAATGATAGCTTAAATAGCGTCAGCAGCAGTGATGGCTATGGTAAAAGAGGCCAAATGAAACCTTCCATTGAATCGTACTCAGAAGATGATGAAAGTAAATTTTGTAGTTACGGTCAATACCCAGCTGATTTGGCACATAAGATACATAGCGCAAATCACATGGATGACAATGATGGAGAGCTGGACACTCCTATTAATTACAGTCTTAAATATTCGGATGAACAGTTGAATTCTGGAAGGCAGAGTCCCTCTCAGAATGAAAGATGGGCAAGGCCTAAGCACATAATAgatgatgaaataaaacaaaatgaacaaaggCAGTCAAGGAGCCAAAATGCAACTTACCCTGTGTATACTGAAAGTGGAGATGATAAACACATGAAATATCAGTCACCTTTTGGACAGCAAGAGTGTGTTTCTTCATTTAGATCAAGAGGATCCAGTGGTTCAGATCAGAACAGAGTAGGCTCAACTCTTGGAATGAATCAGAAAGTGAGCCAGTCCTTGTGCCAGGTTGATGATTATGATGATGATAAGCCAACAAACTACAGTGAACGTTATTCTGAGGAGGAACAacatgaagaggaagaggacagaCCAACCAATTATAGCATAAAGTACAATGAAGAGGAACATCATGTAGATCAGCCTATTGATTATAGTCTAAAATATTCAACAGAAGTTCCTCCGTCTTCTCAGAAGCCATCTTTTACTTTTTCAAAGAGTTCATCAGTGCAAAGCACTAAAACTGACCATATTTCCTCAAGCAGTGGGAACACATCAGCCCCTTCAGCTAGTTCAAAGAGACAGAATCAGCTTCACCCAAgttctgcacagagcagaggcagtCATGCTCAAAAGACTGCCTCCTGTAAGACTCCCTCTATTAATCAGGAAACTATACAAACTTACTGCGTGGAAGATACACCAATATGTTTTTCAAGATGTAGCTCTTTGTCATCTTTGTCATCAGCTGAAGATGAAATGGGGCGTGATCAATCCGCCCGTGTGACGGATGCTAATAACACGCTACAGATAGCAGAACTGAAAGAGAACAGTGGGACTTTGTCTACAGAAGGTGCAGTAAGTGAAGTCGCATCAACATCACAACACATTAGAACAAAATCCAGCAGACTTCAGACTTCTAGTTTATCTCCTTCTGATTCCTCTAGACATAAAGCTGTTGAATTTTCTTCAGGTGCCAAATCTCCCTCAAAGAGTGGTGCACAGACTCCTAAGAGTCCACCAGAACATTATGTGCAGGAGACTCCACTCATGTTCAGCAGATGTACTTCTGTAAGTTCCCTGGATAGTTTTGAAAGCCGTTCAATTGCTAGTTCGGTTCAAAGCGAGCCTTGCAGTGGAATGGTAAGTGGTATTATAAGTCCCAGTGATCTTCCAGATAGCCCTGGACAAACAATGCCTCCAAGCAGAAGTAAAACTCCACCCCCTGCTCAAGGAGCTCAAGTAAAGAGAGAAGCAGCTAAAGGTAAAGTACCTAATGCAGAAAAGAGAGAACCTGGTCCTAGACAGGCAGCCGTGAATGCAGCTGTTCAAAGAGTTCAGGTGTTGCCAGATGCTGATACATTATTACATTTTGCCACGGAAAGTACCCCGGATGGATTTTCCTGCTCTTCTAGTCTAAGTGCTCTGAGTCTTGATGAACCGTTTATACAGAAAGATGTAGAGTTAAGAATAATGCCTCCTGTACATGAAAATGAACATGGAAATGAAGCAGAGCCTGAACAGCCAGATGATGCAATAGATAaccaagagaagaaagcagagaagcctACTGAAGCAGAAAAAGATATTCTGGATGATTCTGATGATGATGATATTGAAATACTGGAAGAATGTATTATTTCTGCAATGCCAACAAAATCTTCACGTAAAGCCAAAAAGCCTTCTCAAGCATCTGCTTCAAAAATACCTCCTCCTGTAGCCAGGAAGCCAAGCCAGCTGCCAGTTTACAAACTTTTGCCTTCACAAAGCAGACTGCAGTCCCAAAAGCATGTGAGTTTTACACCTGGAGATGACATGCCACGGGTATATTGTGTTGAGGGTACACCAATAAATTTTTCAACAGCTACATCTCTGAGCGATCTCACAATAGAATCACCACCAAATGAGTTGGCCAATGTAGAGAATGTTGGTACTGGGACAGACTCAGGGGAATTTGAAAAGAGAGATACCATTCCTACAGAAGGCAGAAGTACAGATGACTCTCAGAGAGCGAAAAGCTCAACTGTGACTGCCCTGGGACTGGATGATGACAAAACAGAAGAGGGCGATATTCTGGCTGAGTGTATTAACTCAGCTATGCCAAAAGGAAAAAGTCACAAACCTTTCAGAGTGAAGAAGATAATGGATCAAATTCAACAAGCATCTTCACCTCTAAATAACAAAAACCAATCGGAAGGTGAGAAAAAGAAGCCAACATCACCAGTAAAGCCTGCTCCCCAAAATAATGAATACAGAGCACGtataagaaaaaacacagagcCTAAAAGCAACATTAGTAATGAAAGAAGCtattcagaaaacagagatgcaaagaaacatcttaaaaataattcaagaGATTTCAATGACAAACTTCCAAATAATGAAGAGCGTGTAAGAGGAAGCTTTGCATTTGATTCTCCTCATCATTACACACCTATTGAGGGAACTCCGTACTGTTTTTCGCGGAATGATTCCCTAAGTTCTTTAgattttgatgatgatgatgttgacCTTTcaagggaaaaagcagaattaagaaaaggaaaagaagcaaaggaaacaGAAACCAAAGACTGCACTAATACCGAGCAGTCTTCAAATCAGCAACCAAGTAATAGGACACAAGTCTGTCAAAAACACCCACCAGGCAGAAGCCAGCCTAAAACTTTCTCTCAGTCAACTAAAGATATTCCAGACAGAGGAGCAGCTACAGATGAGAAGATGCAGAATTTTGCTATCGAAAACACACCTGTTTGTTTTTCTCGCAATTCATCTCTTAGTTCCCTCAGTGATATTGATCAAGAAAACAATAATAACAAAGAAAGCGAACCTGCAAAACGAACTGAGGCTCCTGATCCACAGATAGAATCAAGTAGACCTCAGACTTCCGGCTACGCACCTAAGTCGTTTCACGTTGAAGATACACCCGTATGTTTCTCTAGAAACAGCTCCCTGAGTTCTCTTAGTATTGACTCAGAAGATGATCTTTTGCAGGAATGCATTAGTTCTGCTATgcctaaaaagaaaaagccttcaaGAGTAAAgagtgaaagtgaaaaaaataattccagaaATATAGGTGGTATACTGGCAGAAGATTTAACCCTGGATTTGAGAGATATACAGAGGCCGGATTCAGAACATGGTTTCTCACCTGATTCAGAGAACTTTGATTGGAAAGCTATACAAGAAGGTGCAAATTCTATAGTTAGTAGCTTGCAtcaagctgcagctgctgcatcaCTGTCTAGACAAGCTTCATCAGACTCTGATTCTATCCTTTCATTAAAATCTGGTATTTCTCTAGGGTCACCATTTCATCTTACCCCAGACCAAGAAGAAAAGCCTTTTACTAGTAATAAAGGTCCAAGAATTCTTAAGCCAGGGGAGAAGAGCACACTGGAGTCTAAAAAAGTAGAATCtgaaaataagggaatcaaaggaggaaaaaaagtatataaaagtaTAATTACAGGAAAAGCTCGCTCCAATTCAGAAGTTTCAAGCCAGCTAAAGCAACCACAGCAAACAAGTATGCCTTCAATTTCACGTGGTAGGACAATGATTCATATTCCAGGAGTTCGAAATAGTTCCTCAAGTACTAGTCCCGTTTCCAAGAAAGGTCTCCCACTGAAAAACACAAACTCCAAGAGTCCCAGTGAAGGCCAAAGTTGCACTAGTTCTCCAAGAGGAGTCAAGTCATCAGTGAAACCTGAGCCAGCTCCTGTAACTAGGCAACCCTCTCAACAGGGTGGATCAAGCAAAGGACCTTCCAGATCAGGATCTAGAGACTCCACTCCTTCCAGACCTCAACAGCAGCCATTAAGCAGGCCTCTGCAATCTCCAGGTCGAAACTCAATTTCCCCGGGAAGAAATGGTATAAGTCCTCCCAACAAACTGTCTCAGTTGCCAAGGACTTCATCTCCTAGTACAGCTTCAACTAAATCTTCAAGTTCGGGAAGAATGTCATATACATCACCGGGCAGGCAGATGAGCCAGCAAAACCTTACAAAGCAAACTGCCTTACCTAAGAGTAACAGTGGCATTCCCAGAAGTGAGTCTGCTTCAAAGGGATTAAACCAGATTCTCAGTAGTGGTGGATCCAACAAAAAGACTGAACTGTCCAGAATGTCATCCACAAAATCTAGCGGAAGTGAATCTGACAGATCTGAGAGACCTGTTCTGGTTCGTCAGTCAACCTTTATTAAAGAAGCTCCGAGTCCAACTCTAAGACGGAAATTAGAAGAGTCTGCTTCATTTGAATCTCTGTCTCCTTCCAGACCAGATTCTCCCACTAGATCCCAAATACAGACGCCAGTTTTAAGTCCATCTCTTCCTGATATGTCTTTATCCACTCATTCAACTGCCCAGACTAGTGGTTGGCGAAAACTGCCCCCTAATCTGAGCCCTTCTGTGGAATATGATGGGAGACCAGTGAAACGTCATGATATAGCTCGTTCTCATTCTGAGAGTCCATCTAGATTGCCAATCAATAGATCAGGAACATGGAAGCGTGAGCATAGTAAGCATTCCTCATCGCTTCCTCGTGTCAGCACTTGGCGAAGAACTGGAAGTTCTTCCTCAATTCTGTCAGCTTCTTCTGAATCCAGTGAAAAGGCAAAAAGTGAAGATGAAAAGCAACACGGAAGTTCTGTTTCTGGACCTAAGCAAAGTAAAGAAAGTCAAGCACCAGCAAAAGGTacttggagaaaaataaaagaaaatgaaattcctcAAATAATGAATGATCCTCAGCATTCTTCCTCAGGTGCAACGAACGGCTCTGATTCCAAAACTCTAATTTATCAGATGGCACCAGCTGTCTCTAAGACAGAGGATGTGTGGGTGAGGATAGAAGACTGCCCAATTAATAATCCTCGATCTGGAAGGTCCCCAACTGGAAATACTCCCCCTGTTATTGACAGTGTTTCAGAGAAAGGGGGTGTGAATGGTAAAGATTCTAAAGAgagtcaagaaaaacaaaatgcagggAATGGCAACGTTCCTGTTCGTACCATTGGTTTAGAAAATCGTCTGAACTCATTTATTCAAATAGACAGTCCAGACAAGAAGGGAACTGAAGCAAAACCTGTGCAGAATAATGCTGCTCCTGCACCAGAAAATAATGAAAGTACTGTTAGCGAGCGTACACCATTCAgttccagcagctccagcaaacaTAGCTCCCCCAGTGGCGCTGTTGCAGCAAGAGTGACTCCTTTCAACTACAATCCAAGCCCCAGGAAAAGTAGTGCTGACAACAGTTCTGCTCGGCCATCGCAAATACCAACGCCGGTAAATAACAGCGCAAAGAAACGTGActcaaagacagaaaatacagactccagtggaaCTCAGAGCCCTAAACGCCATTCGGGCTCTTACCTGGTGACTTCTGTTTAA